A stretch of Colletotrichum lupini chromosome 2, complete sequence DNA encodes these proteins:
- a CDS encoding helix-loop-helix DNA-binding domain-containing protein: MAHTPNDNTPFYEYLVDDPEMIASTPLSPHFSPEVFGGAFDVGDRQHHATRPGNQTTQLSPGHNRPNAINESTTATPLNQVQAIAGIPGLPIPVSVSTAQFPQIHNLGGLQHLNQQHQQNHPQLHPSALGLGLELGTLGLTHAEGNQGLQHQFGPAAAPAPNIAADQQGTSSHLHLQGHQRAPAHAAAWLPPGYGVPVYHDNPQQHVDATSSSATAAGVNPPVTLSAAAGLSTDGRNQNVGVGGGHLYDFGFAAPPLLPTSEQSFLGGGVYADITPLSTTVAVTAHPQPHTTTFDFHASPWRPRLQDSSSVTLTPNIAAVAAAELNHDVRKHSKSSMETDSDVKDPSWDDDDNEPQDRRGGAGAMKTSSSSSPGTRKPQRKGKRRAVADPEAGGNYDNDEPTSPAGRTSVSGRSVKSVSVASSAGSSTKTAPAPRLRSASRTSKNALQKPTESLEERRTRASHNLVEKQYRNRLNAQFEGLLNALPEQVRGPAGAGDGDESDPQAAAAAANEERRVSKAEVLDMARRHIQNLERERETLHRERGELLRNLETLEREAAVNGGGGGRLDEFLDVEGVPDERGESSSSWRNA; this comes from the exons ATGGCGCACACGCCAAACGACAACACTCCCTTCTACGAGTATCTCGTGGATGACCCGGAA ATGATAGCTTCGACGCCGTTGTCCCCGCACTTCTCTCCCGAAGTTTTCGGAGGGGCTTTCGACGTCGGCGACCGCCAACACCACGCCACTCGGCCCGGTAATCAGACCACCCAGCTGAGTCCAGGCCACAATCGGCCCAACGCCATCAATGAATCGACCACAGCGACACCACTAAATCAGGTCCAGGCCATTGCAGGTATTCCTGGATTGCCCATACCCGTATCCGTATCGACGGCGCAATTCCCGCAAATTCACAATCTCGGAGGACTCCAGCACCTGAATCAGCAGCACCAGCAAAACCACCCTCAGCTCCATCCTTCAGCCCTGGGTCTGGGTCTCGAGTTGGGTACTCTGGGGTTGACACATGCAGAGGGCAACCAGGGTCTTCAGCACCAATTCGGTCCAGCGGCAGCGCCTGCGCCTAATATTGCTGCTGATCAACAGGGGACGTCGTCGCATCTCCATTTGCAGGGCCATCAACGTGCACCCGCCCACGCCGCCGCATGGCTTCCGCCCGGATATGGAGTCCCGGTGTACCACGACAACCCGCAACAGCATGTCGATGCAACGTCCTCCtccgcaacagcagcaggcgTCAACCCACCTGTCACTCTCTCCGCAGCGGCCGGCCTGAGTACTGATGGCAGAAACCAGAATGTTGGTGTTGGCGGTGGTCACTTATACGATTTCGGATTCGCAGCACCACCACTACTGCCAACGAGTGAGCAGTCGTTCCTGGGCGGCGGAGTCTATGCCGACATCACGCCACTTTCCACCACGGTAGCTGTAACAGCTCACCCGCAACCACACACGACCACTTTTGATTTCCATGCTTCGCCATGGCGGCCGCGGCTTCAAGACAGCAGCTCCGTCACACTGACACCAAACATTGCAGCCGTCGCTGCGGCCGAATTGAACCACGACGTCCGCAAGCACAGCAAAAGCAGCATGGAGACCGATAGCGACGTCAAGGACCCTTCGTGGGATGACGATGATAACGAGCCTCAAGATAGAAGGGGCGGAGCTGGAGCAATGAagacgtcgtcgtcgtcatcgccCGGGACTCGGAAGCCGCAGCGAAAGGGCAAGCGCCGTGCCGTAGCCGATCCCGAAGCCGGTGGCAACTACGACAATGACGAACCCACCAGCCCCGCGGGCCGGACCAGCGTCAGCGGCCGATCGGTCAAGTCGGTATCGGTCGCCTCATCTGCCGGATCGAGCACCAAGACGGCACCGGCACCCCGACTGCGCAGTGCCTCCCGCACATCCAAAAACGCACTGCAAAAGCCGACCGAGTCCCTCGAAGAACGACGAACACGCGCATCTCATAATCTGGTCGAAAAGCAGTATCGTAACCGACTCAATGCTCAATTCGAGGGTCTCCTCAATGCCCTACCGGAGCAGGTCCGCGGCCCGGCCGGCGCCGGAGACGGCGACGAATCGGACCCgcaagcggcggcggcggcagcgaaTGAGGAAAGGCGGGTCAGCAAGGCCGAGGTGCTGGACATGGCCCGCCGCCACATCCAGAACCTGGAGCGGGAGCGGGAGACGCTCCACCGCGAAAGGGGAGAACTGCTGCGCAATCTAGAGACGCTCGAGCGGGAGGCGGCCGTGAATGGCGGCGGGGGCGGCCGCTTGGACGAGTTCCTCGACGTCGAAGGGGTTCCGGACGAGAGAGGCGAGTCGTCTTCGTCGTGGAGGAATGCTTGA
- a CDS encoding AMP-binding enzyme, protein MSSPPSRLKNILGHLLSSSTAKVDEPRPNHHIHQLSPTFFLERAAAIEPDAEAIFHVTANGRTLRRSYIEFADRARGLAYYLKKHGFKRVGILAPNTPAFLESIFGIAAAGGVNVGVNYRLKPDDITYIFDFAEVDSIIVDQEFVHLLDEFKEKHPQVPLIIDTDTDYTEGALSGPFDDAVLEGLQYDQQHGQGWAGLHSQCGNEDDMLAIPFTSGTTSRPKGVVYTHRGAYLAAVGNVIESGLNYHTGRCKYLWTLPMFHAVGWTFPWAVTAVRGTHVCLRKIDYPLIWKLLKEEGITHFNATNEAEKLPQEVRVTVAASPPSAHLFEQMTNLNLFPVHVYGMTETYGPITKGYHMPSWETLPTNEKYAKMARQGHGFLTSLPIRIIKTDQPEGVLIDVAKDGKEIGEIVFFGNICAKEYFKDAEATKKLFDGGALHSGDLAVWHPDGSAQILDRAKDIIISGGENISSVALEGMLVQHPDLLEAAVVAVPDSHWGERPKAYVTVKEGKSLKGEDLISWAKHQSNISKFMVPREVEVVDELPKTSTGKLKKNVLREWAKGKRE, encoded by the exons ATGTCTAGCCCTCCATCTCGTCTTAAGAACATCCTCGGACACCTCCTCTCATCCTCCACAGCCAAGGTCGATGAGCCCCGTCCGAACCACCACATACACCAGCTTTCGCCAACATTCTTTCTAGAGCGTGCCGCCGCGATAGAGCCCGATGCGGAAGCCATCTTCCATGTGACAGCCAACGGCCGAACTCTGCGACGGTCTTACATCGAGTTCGCAGACAGAGCGCGCGGCCTGGCCTATTACCTGAAGAAGCACGGCTTCAAGAGGGTCGGGATTCTTGCGCCCAATACACCCGCCTTTCTCGAGTCCATCTTTGGTATTGCCGCCGCTGGCGGGGTTAATGTGGGTGTCAACTACAGATTGAAGCCGGATGACATCACCTACATCTTCGACTTTGCCGAGGTCGATTCAATCATCGTCGACCAGGAGTTCGTCCACCTGCTTGACGAGTTCAAGGAGAAACACCCCCAGGTCCCCTTGATTATTGACACTGATACCGACTACACGGAGGGCGCCTTGAGTGGCCCCTTTGATGATGCCGTCTTGGAGGGCCTGCAGTATGATCAGCAACACGGTCAGGGTTGGGCCGGCCTTCACTCACAATGTGGTAATGAGGATGATATGCTTGCCATTCCTTTCACTTCAGGAACCACGAGTCGGCCCAAGGGCGTAGTCTACACACATCGCGGGGCCTATTTGGCTG CTGTTGGAAACGTCATCGAATCAGGACTGAATTATCACACTGGCCGTTGCAAATAT CTATGGACTTTACCCAT GTTCCACGCCGTTGGTTGGAC ATTCCCTTGGGCGGTAACGGCTGTGCGTGGGACGCACGTGTGCTTGCGAAAGATTGACTACCCTCTCATCTGGAAGTTGCTTAAGGAAGAGGGCATCACACACTTCAACGCAA CGAACGAGGCCGAGAAGTTGCCCCAAGAAGTGCGGGTGACTGTAGCTGCCAGTCCACCCAGTGCGCACTTGTTCGAGCAGATG ACAAACCTGAATCTCTTCCCCGTCCATGTCTATGGCATGACGGAGACCTACGGTCCCATCACCAAAGGATACCATATGCCATCATGGGAGACACTCCCAACAAACGAGAAGTACGCCAAAATGGCTCGCCAGGGTCATGGCTTCTTGACCAGTCTTCCCATTCGAATCATTAAGACAGATCAGCCGGAGGGTGTTCTTATTGATGTCGCCAAGGATGGGAAAGAAATCGGCGAGATTGTATTCTTCGGTAATATCTGCGCCAAGGAGTATTTCAAGGATGCCGAAGCCACCAAGAAGTTGTTCGATGGCGGTGCGCTGCACTCTGGAGATCTCGCAGTCTGGCATCCCGATGGATCGGCTCAGATTCTTGATAGAGCAAAGGATATTATCATTTCAG GTGGCGAGAACATCTCATCGGTGGCCCTTGAGGGCATGCTCGTACAACATCCCGATCTACTCGAAGCGGCCGTGGTTGCTGTGCCTGATTCTCATTGGGGCGAGCGTCCTAAAGCCTACGTGACTGTCAAAGAAGGCAAGAGCTTGAAGGGGGAAGACCTGATTTCGTGGGCGAAGCACCAGAGCAACATCTCCAAGTTCATGGTGCCTCGGGAGGTTGAGGTTGTTGATGAACTGCCCAAGACTAGCACTGGCAAGTTGAAGAAGAATGTCTTGAGGGAATGGGCCAAGGGAAAGAGGGAGTAA
- a CDS encoding FACT complex subunit pob-3, translating to MAAIESFDGIYLDLSKESGKCRFAESGLGWKPSGGGDTFTLDHSTIASAQWSRAAKGYEIKILNRDSRIIQLDGFQQEDYERLAKLFKNWYSTALENREHALRGWNWGKADFGKAELSFNVQSRPAFEIPYSEISNTNLAGRNEVAVEFSAPTDKNDTGTNGHLGGARGKGKKAGAGKDQLVEMRFYIPGTVKKEVEGDEAGSDAGGEEEKNAVTLFYDTLMEKAEIGETAGDTIATFLDILHLTPRGRFDIDMYDASFRLRGKTYDYKIQYDAIKKFMVLPKPDETHVLLCVGLDPPLRQGQTRYPFIVMQFKKDEEVTIDLNLTEEQIDERYKDRLQPHYEQPLHQVITYIFRGLANKKITTPAKDFQTHRNQFGIKCSIKASEGFLYCLEKAFMFVPKPATYIAYEQTASITFSRVGGAVSALSTFDITVQMKNGAGSSQFSNINREDLKGLEEFFRLKGLRWGPYTMNEPIPLPGSGSGSTGTMPRLGLGVYQLRGEECFAACLAGLEAGYRHIDTAQLYGNEEEVGRAVGVFLRRREEGSSDGCGDGRGEEGAGKSRVKREHLFLTTKVGRWEGDGEKMYESVLGSVIRIAGGEEGGGYVDLILVHRPVARWRDIWSELGRFLREGRARVLGVSNFGIGALEEMKKGCEGVLPCVNQIERELVAYCQQNGIVVQAYSPLARGQRWTDPVLRLRSEFVKCKARLIGFRFLKSVQKRVDLSTPANEVPTSAPRRQRSQRPGQDGRFAKTRTGALFGRGLVALALAHELIKWAVEPFQGGQHRCQLHLESSMLILGHPTSRCACGGAVKHFQRPLRGGCQCGRNSYIIEVPQGTTEKAQVLFHTDSMHRVPLATPLAAMIRVPLSWYHSSTHAFYPDERHSAIRRVFESPSNHHPSRRNFCGFCGTPLSYWTERPPTEAGFIHLTLASLRGEDLRDLEDLGLIPEFEEPEEQPAVPTTTTVIGRETQGVPWFEGMIDGTRLGNLRHSQVVDHSRDGKIRVEWEIVEWTEGDDAPDVAAAADGDVNMTTNHPGKRKMNDREDEDAAVDGMH from the exons ATGGCAGCTAT AGAGAGCTTCGACGGCATCTACTTGGACCTGTCCAAGGAGAGCGGCAAGTGCAGATTTGCCGAGAGCGGTCTCGGTTGGAAGCCCTCCGGCGGTGGCGATACCTTCACTCTCGATCACAGCACAATTGCCTCGGCGCAGTGGAGCCGAGCTGCCAAGGGCTACGAAATCAAGATCCTCAACCGAGACTCGCGCATCATCCAGCTCGATGGTTTCCAACAAGAG GACTATGAGCGTCTTGCCAAGCTCTTCAAGAACTGGTACAGCACCGCGCTCGAGAATAGGGAGCATGCCCTGAGGGGATGGAACTGGGGCAAGGCCGACTTTGGAAAGGCTGAGCTGTCTTTCAACGTCCAGAGCCGCCCTGCGTTCGAAATCCCCTACTCCGAAATCTCAAACACCAACTTGGCGGGTCGTAACGAGGTCGCAGTCGAATTCTCAGCTCCCACGGACAAGAACGATACTGGCACTAATGGCCACTTGGGGGGTGCGCGCGGAAAGGGCAAGAAGGCGGGTGCCGGCAAGGATCAGCTCGTTGAGATGCGGTTTTACATTCCCGGAACCGTCAAGAAGGAAGTGGAGGGCGACGAGGCTGGTAGCGACGCCGGCGGCGAAGAGGAGAAGAACGCCGTCACCCTGTTCTACGATACCCTGATGGAGAAGGCCGAGATTGGCGAGACCGCAGGCGATACTATCGCTACGTTCCTAGACATCCTCCATCTCACACCCAG AGGTCGTTTCGATATCGACATGTACGATGCGTCTTTCCGTCTCCGTGGTAAGACGTACGACTACAAGATCCAGTACGACGCCATCAAGAAGTTTATGGTGCTTCCCAAGCCAGACGAGACCCACGTGCTTCTCTGCGTTGGCCTGGACCCGCCCCTGCGCCAGGGTCAGACAAGATACCCGTTCATCGTCATGCAGTTCAAGAAGGACGAGGAGGTGACGATTGATCTTAACCTCACCGAGGAGCAAATAGATGAGCGGTACAAGGACAGGCTTCAGCCTCACTACGAGCAACCTCTTCACCAAGTCATCACCTACATCTTCCGAGGACTTGCCAACAAGAAGATCACGACGCCTGCCAAGGACTTCCAGAC CCATCGCAATCAGTTCGGTATCAAGTGCTCGATCAAGGCCAGTGAAGGCTTCCTGTACTGCCTGGAGAAGGCGTTCATGTTTGTGCCTAAACCTGCGACGTACATTGCCTACGAGCAAACAGCGTCCATCACATTCTCTCGTGTTGGAGGTGCCGTTTCTGCGCTGTCAACCTTTGATATCACCGTGCAGATGAAGAACGGCGCTGGCTCATCACAGTTCAGCAACATCAACCGCGAGGATCTCAAGGGGCTCGAGGAGTTCTTCAGACTCAAGGGATTGCGC TGGGGTCCAT ATACCATGAACGAGCCCATCCCGCTCCCGGGCTCAGGTTCAGGCTCAACGGGAACGATGCCCCGCCTCGGTCTCGGCGTCTACCAGCTCAGGGGGGAAGAATGCTTCGCGGCCTGTCTGGCGGGGTTAGAGGCCGGGTACCGGCACATTGATACGGCGCAGCTGTATGGGAATGAAGAGGAGGTTGGGAGGGCCGTTGGGGTGTTTTTGAGACGGCGAGAGGAGGGGTCATCGGATGGGTGTGGTGATGGACGGGGAGAAGAGGGGGCAGGGAAGAGTAGAGTCAAGAGGGAGCATCTTTTTTTGACGACCAAGGTTGGACGCTGGGAGGGCGACGGGGAGAAGATGTATGAGAGTGTACTGGGGAGTGTAATCAGAATTGCTGGGGGGGAGGAGGGTGGAGGGTACGTTGACTTGATTCTCGTACATCGTCCCGTTGCGCGGTGGAGGGATATCTGGAGCGAGTTGGGGAGGTTTCTGAGGGAGGGTAGGGCGAGGGTGCTTGGGGTTAGTAATTTTGGGATCGGGGCGCTGGAGGAGATGAAGAAGGGTTGCGAGGGGGTGTTGCCGTGTGTGAATCAGATTGAG CGAGAACTAGTCGCCTACTGCCAACAAAACGGCATCGTGGTACAAGCGTACAGCCCTCTCGCGCGCGGGCAGCGGTGGACGGATCCGGTGTTGAGACTTCGTTCCGAGTTTGTAAAGTGCAAAGCAAGATTGATCGGCTTTCGGTTTCT CAAAAGCGTGCAAAAGCGTGTAGACCTTAGCACGCCTGCTAATGAGGTTCCTACAAGTGCCCCACGCAGACAGCGCTCCCAGCGGCCGGGGCAAGACGGAAGGTTCGCCAAGACCCGAACCGGGGCTTTATTCGGGCGCGGGTTGGTGGCGCTGGCGCTGGCGCACGAACTCATCAAGTGGGCGGTGGAACCATTCCAGGGCGGCCAGCACAGGTGCCAGCTTCACCTGGAATCTTCGATGCTCATCCTGGGCCATCCCACCTCGCGCTGCGCTTGCGGAGGGGCAGTGAAGCA CTTTCAACGTCCGTTGCGCGGCGGCTGCCAGTGCGGGCGCAACAGTTACATCATCGAGGTCCCGCAAGGCACCACCGAGAAAGCCCAGGTGCTATTCCATACAGACTCAATGCACA GAGTTCCTCTCGCGACCCCACTGGCCGCCATGATCCGAGTGCCACTCTCGTGGTATCACAGCTCAACCCACGCCTTCTACCCGGACGAAAGGCACTCGGCGATCCGCCGCGTTTTCGAATCACCCTCCAACCACCACCCTTCGAGACGAAACTTTTGCGGCTTCTGCGGCACGCCGCTATCCTACTGGACCGAGAGACCCCCTACCGAGGCGGGGTTCATCCACCTGACCCTTGCGAGCCTGCGAGGTGAAGACCTTCGAGATCTGGAAGATCTGGGGCTGATTCCAGAGTTTGAAGAGCCGGAAGAACAGCCCGCTGTTCCGACAACAACCACGGTAATTGGGAGGGAAACCCAGGGCGTTCCTTGGTTCGAGGGCATGATCGATGGTACCCGTTTGGGCAACTTGCGTCACAGCCAGGTTGTTGATCATAGCAGAGACGGGAAAATTAGGGTTGAATGGGAGATTGTAGAGTGGACCGAGGGAGACGATGCTCCCGACGTGGCCGCAGCAGCGGATGGCGATGTTAATATGACGACAAATCATCCCGGAAAACGCAAAATGAACGACCGAGAGGACGAGGATGCGGCTGTCGACGGCATGCATTAA
- a CDS encoding glycosyl hydrolase family 1, with amino-acid sequence MSLPNDFLWGFATASYQIEGAAEKDGRGPSIWDTFCAIPGKIADGSSGAVACDSYNRTAEDIALLKSVGANTYRFSLAWSRIIPVGGRNDPINQAGLDHYIKFVDDLLEAGITPFITLFHWDLPDGLDKRYGGLLNREEFPLDFEHYARIVFKAIPKCKNWITFNEPWCSSILGYSSGFFAPGHTSDRSKSAIGDSSREPWIVGHNLLVAHGRAVKVYREEFKPTNGGQIGITLNGDATYPWDPEDPEDVEASDRKIEFAISWFADPIYFGKYPDSMLKQLGERLPEFTPEELALVKGSNDFYGMNHYTANYIKHKTTPPEEDDFLGNLETLFESKSGENIGEETQSFWLRPNPQGFHNLLVWLSKRYGYPPIYVTENGTSLKGENDMPLEQILEDDFRVKYFDGYVKAMADAHEKDGVNVKGYMAWSLMDNFEWAEGYETRFGVTFVDYENDQKRYPKKSAKSLKPLFDSLIKKA; translated from the exons ATGTCTCTTCCCAACGACTTCCTTTGGGGCTTTGCCACCGCATC TTACCAGATTGAGGGTGCCGCCGAGAAGGACGGTCGTGGTCCTTCCATCTGGGACACCTTCTGCGCCATCCCCGGCAAGATTGCCGATGGCAGCTCCGGTGCCGTCGCCTGCGATTCCTACAACCGCACTGCCGAAGACATTGCCCTGCTCAAGTCCGTTGGCGCAAACACCTACCGCTTTTCCCTTGCCTGGTCGAGAATCATCCCTGTCGGTGGTCGCAACGACCCCATCAACCAGGCCGGCCTTGACCACTACATCAAGTTCGTCGACGACCTCCTTGAGGCTGGCATCACCCCATTCATCACCCTCTTCCACTGGGATCTCCCCGATGGACTCGACAAGCGCTACGGTGGTCTCCTGAACCGTGAGGAGTTCCCTCTCGACTTTGAGCACTACGCCCGCATCGTCTTCAAGGCCATTCCCAAGTGCAAGAACTGGATCACCTTCAACGAGCCTTGGTGTTCCTCCATTCTCGGCTACAGCAGTGGCTTTTTCGCACCCGGTCACACCTCAGACCGCAGCAAGTCCGCCATCGGTGACTCTTCCCGCGAACCCTGGATCGTTGGCCACAACTTGCTCGTTGCCCACGGCCGCGCAGTCAAGGTCTACCGCGAGGAGTTCAAGCCCACCAATGGTGGCCAGATTGGTATCACCTTGAACGGTGATGCCACTTACCCCTGGGATCCTGAGGACCCTGAGGACGTCGAGGCCTCTGACCGCAAGATCGAGTTCGCCATTTCCTGGTTCGCTGACCCAATCTACTTCGGCAAGTACCCCGACTCCATGCTCAAGCAGCTTGGGGAACGCCTGCCCGAGTTTACGCCTGAGGAACTCGCCCTTGTCAAGGGATCCAACGACTTCTACGGCATGAACCACTACACGGCCAACTACATCAAGCACAAGACCACCCCTCCTGAGGAGGACGACTTCCTTGGTAACCTCGAGACCCTCTTCGAGTCCAAGAGCGGTGAGAACATCGGCGAAGAGACCCAGTCTTTCTGGCTGCGCCCTAACCCCCAGGGCTTCCACAACCTCCTTGTCTGGCTCTCCAAGCGCTACGGCTACCCGCCCATCTACGTCACAGAAAACGGTACCTCCCTCAAGGGCGAGAACGACATGCCCCTTGAGCAGATTCTCGAGGACGACTTCCGTGTCAAGTACTTTGACGGCTATGTCAAGGCCATGGCCGATGCCCACGAGAAGGACGGTGTCAACGTCAAGGGCTACATGGCGTGGTCCCTCATGGACAACTTCGAGTGGGCCGAGGGCTACGAGACTCGTTTCGGCGTCACTTTTGTCGACTATGAGAACGACCAGAAGAGATACCCCAAGAAGAGCGCCAAGAGCCTCAAGCCCCTCTTTGACAGTCTCATCAAGAAGGCCTAA
- a CDS encoding glucose N-acetyltransferase: protein MGRLGGWVNPDHPALDVGSEHGAEHEAAVHLQGLGAVNSAWFAFTDYCFCGLVLVLIMPLQWLRGRFAYTPLQTDDAAFSGSLPWKGRPSPTIFTLRQLKLAAFTILGLLLLSGVGVYNRDQIEAIRAAYSTSQHDESPDVESVDWSRFAYVQYVTNKDYLCNSVMFFERLQHLESKADRVLMYPSVMLADPHEKEHEDSSDDAKLLILAREKYNVKLDPISVQHRTGSDPTWADSFTKLLAFNQTKYDRVLSIDSDSTLLQHMDELFSLPPTPVAMPRAYWLHPDKHILSSQVILIQPSQVEFTRIKSKINNAGRNDYDMELVNELYQDSAMVLPHRRYDLLTGEFSKDSHQWYLGSDEEAWDPVAVYNEAKLLHFSDWPLPKPWLDAPENLVREREPKCVAMMDGLGSCAARDIWRGIYEEFRERRKRVCDTSPPETLENGRRRR, encoded by the exons ATGGGTCGGCTGGGCGGCTGGGTTAATCCCGACCACCCAGCTCTTGATGTTGGGTCGGAACACGGTGCCGAACATGAAGCCGCTGTCCACCTGCAAGGCCTCGGCGCTGTT AACTCTGCGTGGTTTGCTTTCACCGATTATTGCTTTTGCGGCTTGGTCCTCGTTCTTATTATGCCGCTTCAGTGGCTCCGCGGCCGCTTTGCCTACACGCCGCTTCAAACCGACGATGCGGCCTTCTCGGGTTCTTTACCATGGAAGGGCAGGCCTTCCCCTACAATCTTTACTCTGAGACAGCTCAAGTTGGCTGCGTTCACTATTCTTGGGCTATTGTTGCTATCGGGTGTTGGAGTCTACAATCGTGATCAGATTGAAGCCATTCGAGCAGCCTACTCTACTTCTCAACACGATGAGTCACCTGACGTCGAGTCTGTAGACTGGTCTCGGTTTGCGTATGTCCAGTATGTCACTAATAAAGACTACCTCTGTAACTCGGTCATGTTCTTTGAGAGGTTGCAACACCTTGAGAGTAAAGCGGACCGAGTTCTGATGTACCCCTCCGTCATGCTCGCTGATCCTCATGAGAAGGAACATGAAGATTCATCAGATGATGCCAAACTCCTCATCCTTGCTCGGGAGAAGTACAACGTAAAGCTTGATCCAATATCAGTTCAACATCGAACAGGCTCAGATC CAACCTGGGCGGATTCTTTCACAAAACTTCTCGCCTTTAACCAGACGAAATACGACCGCGTACTTTCAATCGACTCGGACTCAACTCTCCTACAACACATGGACGAGCTCTTCTCTCTTCCGCCAACCCCAGTCGCCATGCCACGTGCATATTGGCTTCACCCAGATAAACACATCCTATCCTCCCAAGTCATTCTTATTCAACCAAGTCAAGTGGAATTTACTCGCATAAAATCAAAGATCAACAACGCTGGAAGAAACGACTACGACATGGAGCTCGTCAACGAATTATACCAGGACAGCGCCATGGTCCTACCGCACCGGCGTTACGATTTGTTAACCGGTGAATTCAGCAAAGACAGCCACCAATGGTACCTTGGCAGCGACGAAGAAGCCTGGGACCCAGTCGCTGTGTACAACGAGGCAAAGCTGCTACATTTCTCGGACTGGCCCTTGCCTAAGCCCTGGTTGGATGCCCCCGAAAACTTGGTCCGGGAGAGAGAGCCTAAATGTGTGGCCATGATGGATGGTCTTGGAAGTTGTGCCGCGAGAGATATCTGGCGTGGGATCTACGAGGAGTTTAGAGAACGCAGGAAA CGAGTCTGTGACACGAGTCCCCCGGAAACGCTAGAGAATGGCCGCAGACGCCGCTAG